Proteins encoded by one window of Clostridium bornimense:
- a CDS encoding ABC transporter permease gives MKSIIYVVNENIRNVYRILSISKYELLSDMRDSKLGIIWNILNPLIQVSTYWFVFGIGIRGGEAVSGVEFLDWMMAGLLVWFFISPCITKGVNAISSKINVITKMKFPISILPATVVLKELFNHCFMLVIVYFLFLIRGMRPSVYNLQVFYYIICIVTLTTSLSMITASLNVFTKDVRKMVNASMRILMYLTPILWTMDKLPVSIKMIMKCNPIFYIVEGYRDCFFYHKGILATPREMAIFWLTVAVLFIIGSNLIYKFKHKFIDLL, from the coding sequence ATGAAAAGTATTATTTATGTAGTAAATGAGAATATAAGGAATGTCTATAGAATATTATCTATTTCCAAGTATGAATTATTGTCAGATATGAGGGATTCAAAGTTAGGTATTATTTGGAATATACTTAATCCACTAATTCAAGTATCTACTTATTGGTTTGTCTTTGGAATAGGGATAAGAGGAGGGGAAGCAGTAAGTGGTGTAGAGTTTTTGGATTGGATGATGGCTGGACTTTTAGTATGGTTTTTTATTAGTCCATGTATAACTAAAGGGGTAAATGCCATAAGTTCTAAAATTAATGTAATAACTAAAATGAAATTTCCTATCAGTATACTTCCAGCAACAGTGGTTTTAAAGGAGTTATTTAATCATTGTTTTATGTTAGTTATCGTTTATTTTCTATTCTTAATTCGAGGCATGAGACCGAGCGTATATAATCTTCAAGTATTTTATTACATAATATGTATTGTAACATTAACAACATCATTGTCCATGATAACAGCTTCACTAAATGTATTTACTAAAGATGTTAGAAAGATGGTAAATGCATCTATGAGAATACTTATGTATTTAACACCTATATTATGGACCATGGATAAGCTTCCTGTATCTATTAAGATGATAATGAAGTGTAATCCTATATTTTATATTGTTGAAGGATATAGGGATTGTTTCTTTTATCATAAAGGTATTTTAGCTACACCGAGGGAAATGGCTATATTTTGGCTGACTGTAGCAGTGTTATTTATTATAGGGAGCAATCTTATATATAAGTTTAAACATAAGTTTATAGATTTATTATAG
- a CDS encoding glycosyltransferase family 4 protein, giving the protein MALKKEILIYIPWFYPKSSFEYNDLRDIFNEMKRYFNITIITIDGEGKLLGNKKQRYYEEKKDKINFIRITISKKKIIYDARSIKNFIVYFINAMKITKSLVKVDYVFAVSNPPILGGILGVVGKFIKKTKMIYNVEEFIPEEREVSGAVENKLLLRLQMFIDTYSCRVSDKVILRSKDMRVILQNRFKDTSNMPSNVFINKYIDIDNIYPLDKYDENIYQFKKKYDLENKLVVMYLGDMELYNDLNSIVETISRFRDREDVIFVFSGNGVGRKIAEESALRYRLDNVKFISILKEEFLYAANAADIILVPYMKGMRGILFPEEIYIPMAVGKPIIALLEENSEARNIIENIKCGIVIDSGDYASLYKEIRAVLEEPNIIDGMGRRGREFIENIDRDSIIEKYKKVILET; this is encoded by the coding sequence ATGGCTTTGAAAAAGGAAATATTAATTTATATTCCATGGTTTTATCCTAAATCATCATTTGAATATAATGATTTACGTGACATATTTAATGAAATGAAAAGATATTTTAACATAACAATTATAACTATAGATGGTGAAGGAAAACTACTGGGCAATAAAAAACAGAGATATTACGAAGAGAAAAAAGATAAGATAAATTTTATTAGAATTACTATATCTAAAAAGAAGATTATTTATGATGCAAGAAGTATAAAAAATTTTATAGTATATTTTATAAATGCTATGAAGATAACGAAATCTTTAGTTAAGGTAGATTATGTTTTTGCAGTATCAAATCCGCCAATACTTGGTGGAATTTTAGGGGTTGTGGGAAAGTTTATAAAGAAAACAAAAATGATTTATAATGTAGAAGAGTTTATTCCTGAGGAGAGGGAAGTTTCTGGAGCAGTAGAAAATAAGCTTCTGTTAAGATTACAAATGTTTATAGATACATATAGTTGTAGAGTTTCTGATAAGGTGATTTTAAGGTCTAAGGACATGAGGGTGATTTTGCAAAATAGATTTAAAGATACTAGTAATATGCCAAGTAATGTATTTATAAATAAATATATAGATATTGATAATATATATCCATTAGATAAATATGATGAAAATATTTATCAGTTTAAGAAAAAATATGATTTAGAAAATAAATTAGTAGTAATGTATTTAGGAGATATGGAACTTTATAATGATCTCAATAGCATTGTAGAGACTATATCAAGGTTTAGGGATAGAGAAGATGTAATTTTTGTTTTTTCAGGAAATGGTGTTGGAAGAAAGATAGCAGAAGAAAGTGCCCTGCGATATAGATTAGATAATGTAAAATTTATATCTATTTTAAAAGAAGAATTTTTATATGCAGCTAATGCAGCAGATATAATATTAGTTCCTTATATGAAAGGAATGAGAGGTATATTGTTTCCAGAAGAAATCTATATACCTATGGCTGTTGGCAAACCTATTATTGCATTATTAGAAGAGAACAGTGAAGCAAGAAATATCATTGAAAATATAAAATGCGGTATCGTTATAGATTCAGGAGATTATGCTTCATTATATAAGGAAATTAGAGCAGTACTAGAGGAACCAAATATAATTGATGGAATGGGCAGGCGAGGAAGAGAGTTTATAGAAAATATCGATAGAGATTCAATTATAGAAAAATATAAAAAAGTAATATTAGAAACATAG
- a CDS encoding glycosyltransferase family 4 protein, with translation MKIAMVINNTDTYRTKEIEELCKCNKDETIKVYYTDGVPSKNKETNLFEETYLKKGRFFGRVLNNHRGLINIVRSNDVIFIGGYEESSYIILGILCKLFKKPYVIIADGISKSREDEKESTFSLLFKNYIVSESSYIWASGKMVYKDLIEFFQYPIKKIFPKYLTVDGEKIIKLYPERKNIREEIRRKYGISNEAKVINYAGNLTTSNNVKVIIKAIATLKRDDIVLLITGDGTEKLSLLYLAKKKNVKIIITGSIEKKEELFKYYYASDLFVLPSMFEPWGLVVNEAMYARLPIIVSEHCGCALDLVDGNGYVFNPRNSTDLASKIDKIFYNDSSKDRGEVSYDKILHWNFEKSAKSFKNLIFNIRKLQEENS, from the coding sequence ATGAAAATTGCTATGGTTATAAATAATACAGATACATATAGAACAAAGGAAATAGAAGAGTTATGTAAATGTAATAAAGATGAGACTATAAAAGTTTATTATACTGATGGTGTGCCATCGAAAAATAAGGAGACGAATTTATTTGAAGAAACGTATCTTAAAAAAGGTAGATTTTTTGGAAGAGTTTTAAATAATCATAGAGGACTAATTAATATTGTAAGAAGTAATGACGTAATTTTTATTGGAGGATATGAAGAATCAAGCTATATAATTCTTGGTATATTGTGTAAATTATTTAAAAAGCCTTATGTAATTATTGCTGATGGCATTAGTAAAAGTAGAGAGGATGAAAAAGAATCTACTTTTAGTTTGCTTTTTAAAAATTATATTGTAAGTGAGTCAAGCTATATTTGGGCTAGTGGGAAAATGGTTTATAAAGACTTAATAGAATTTTTTCAATACCCCATTAAAAAAATATTTCCTAAATATTTAACAGTAGATGGAGAAAAAATTATTAAATTGTATCCTGAAAGAAAAAATATAAGAGAAGAAATAAGAAGAAAATACGGAATAAGCAATGAAGCGAAGGTAATAAACTATGCTGGAAATCTTACTACATCAAATAACGTAAAAGTAATAATTAAAGCAATAGCAACTCTTAAGCGTGATGATATAGTATTATTGATTACTGGAGATGGTACCGAAAAATTATCACTTTTGTATTTGGCAAAGAAGAAGAATGTGAAAATAATAATTACTGGATCTATTGAAAAAAAGGAAGAATTGTTCAAGTATTATTATGCCTCAGATTTGTTTGTATTACCATCAATGTTTGAACCGTGGGGATTAGTAGTAAATGAGGCAATGTATGCAAGGTTACCTATTATCGTATCGGAACATTGTGGATGTGCATTAGATTTAGTAGATGGAAATGGATATGTATTTAATCCTAGGAACTCTACGGATTTGGCATCTAAAATAGACAAAATATTTTATAATGATAGTTCAAAAGATAGAGGAGAAGTGTCTTATGATAAAATACTTCATTGGAACTTTGAAAAATCAGCTAAGAGTTTTAAAAATTTAATATTTAATATAAGAAAACTTCAAGAAGAGAATAGCTAA